The genomic stretch CGTGCGCGCCGCTGCTCGAGATGATCCCGATGGCGGCCCTCGCGGCGGTGCTGGTCGTGGTCGGGTTGCGGCTGATCAGCCTGGCTCAGATCCGCACGTACGCACGGCATCGCGAACTTCCCACGTACGTGATCACAGCCTTGGGGGTTGTGGCGACCGATCTGCTGACCGGGGTCGGGGTGGGGCTGGCCGCGGCCGTGCTGATGATGCTGTGGCGGCTGGTCCGGTGCGACATCCGGGTGGAGCGCGCGGAGGAGACCCGCGTGACGATCAGCGGCACGCTCGCCTTCGTGGGTTCGGGGCGGGTGGCGCGGGTGCTGGCGGCGCTCCCGGTGGGCGAGAGGGTGACCGTCGAGCTCAACCTCGACTACCTGGACCATGGGGCCTTCCAGGCGATCGAGGACTGGCGGGAGGCGTACGAGAAATCGGGTGGGACCGTCACCGTGCACGAGACACACGGCGGGTGGTTCCAGCGCGCGACGGACGGACGGCTGGGCGAGGGCAAGACCGCGCCGCCGCGCCGGTTCGGGTCGTGGACGCAGTGGCAGCACCTCGACCGCCAGCGGCGCGACGCCATGGAAGCGGGCATCCGGGAGTTCGAGCGCAGCGTGGCGCCCCTGGTGCGGCCGCATCTGGCCGGGCTGGCGCGCGACGGTCAGCAGCCCGAGCAGCTGTTCATCACGTGCGCCGACTCCCGGCTGGTGCCCAACCTGATCACCACCAGTGGGCCCGGGGACCTTTTCTGCGTACGCAACGTCGGCAACATCGTTCCCCCGTACGGCTCGGGCGACGACTCGGTCGGGGCGAGCATCGAGTTCGCGGTCAACGTGCTGAAGGTCCGCACGATCACGGTCTGCGGCCACTCCGGCTGCGGCGCGGTGCAGGCGTTGCGCAACGGCGCCGCCGGCGGTTCGCTGGGCGCGTGGCTCCGGCAGTCGGGCGCCGACTTCTCCGACTGCGCCGACGAGGAACACTGCGTCACCGCCAACGTCGCCCAGCAGCTGCTCAACCTGCGGACGTACCCCGTGGTACGCGACGCCGAGGCCGCCGGGCGGCTGACGCTGACCGGGCTCTACTTCGACCTGACCGAGGCCCGCATGTACGCCGTCTGCCCGGACCGCCGGGTGCGGGAGCCGGTGACCTAAGACCGCCTCGCCAGCAGGTCGGCCAGTGAGGTGGCCGGGTGGCCGGTCAGGTCTTCGACGGCGGTGCTGACGTGGGCCAGTTCCCCGGCGGCGATCGCGGTGTAGGTGCTGACCCACGCCTCGACCTGCCAGTCCGGAGCTCCGTAGGACGACCGGGACGCGTACGCCTCGGGGACGCTCTCGTTGTGGAAGCGCACCGGCCGCCCGGTGGACGTGCTGATCGTCTCGGCCACCTCGGCCAGGGTCAGCGCCGCCGGCCCGGTCAGGTCGTACGTGCGGCCCGCATGGGCCTCGGGTGCTTGGAGCACGGCCGTGATCGCGTCGGCGATGTCGTCCTGAGCCACTACGGCGGCGCGTCCGTCGCCGACCGGGCCGCGGATCACGCCGTCGTCCCCGACCAGGAACGGCAGAAAGTCGGCGTACAGGTTGTCGCGCAGGAAGGTGAACGCCGGCCCGCTGTCGCGAACGTGCTGCTCGGTCGCCCAGTGATCGCGGGCGAGGGTGAACGTGGCGTCGGGCGAGGCGCCCACGAACGACGTGTAGACGAGGTGCCCGACCCCCGCGGCCACCGCCGCGTCAACGAAGCCGCGATGCACGTCGACCCGGTCCGGGCTCTCGGACGCCGAAACCATGAGCACGGTGTCGGCCCCCTCCAGCGCCCGCGCGACAGCGTCGGTGTCCCGATAGTCCGCCAC from Paractinoplanes brasiliensis encodes the following:
- a CDS encoding SulP family inorganic anion transporter encodes the protein MSVFKALRHDVPASIVVFLIAIPLSLGIAAASGAPLMAGLMAAVVGGVVVGLLGGAPLQVSGPAAGLTVIVAGTIHAYGFAATAAIVALAGGVQILLGLARLGRAALALSPAVVHGMLAGIGLVIALSQVHVLLGGDAQSEAWKNLRDLPAQMAGQHSHSTLLGVLTIGVLLLWPRLVKTSLLPAALAAVVIATATAAVLGSDAKRVDLPEAPLAELTFPQWPDAGPGRIALAVLAIALVASIESLLSAVAVDRLHDGPRADLNRELVAQGAANTTSGLLGGLPITGVIVRSSTNVAAGARTRMSTILHGVWIALFVLACAPLLEMIPMAALAAVLVVVGLRLISLAQIRTYARHRELPTYVITALGVVATDLLTGVGVGLAAAVLMMLWRLVRCDIRVERAEETRVTISGTLAFVGSGRVARVLAALPVGERVTVELNLDYLDHGAFQAIEDWREAYEKSGGTVTVHETHGGWFQRATDGRLGEGKTAPPRRFGSWTQWQHLDRQRRDAMEAGIREFERSVAPLVRPHLAGLARDGQQPEQLFITCADSRLVPNLITTSGPGDLFCVRNVGNIVPPYGSGDDSVGASIEFAVNVLKVRTITVCGHSGCGAVQALRNGAAGGSLGAWLRQSGADFSDCADEEHCVTANVAQQLLNLRTYPVVRDAEAAGRLTLTGLYFDLTEARMYAVCPDRRVREPVT
- a CDS encoding SDR family oxidoreductase, whose protein sequence is MGLIVISGATGHLGGRVARRMTGPMRLLVRDAGRAPDIGGAELAVADYRDTDAVARALEGADTVLMVSASESPDRVDVHRGFVDAAVAAGVGHLVYTSFVGASPDATFTLARDHWATEQHVRDSGPAFTFLRDNLYADFLPFLVGDDGVIRGPVGDGRAAVVAQDDIADAITAVLQAPEAHAGRTYDLTGPAALTLAEVAETISTSTGRPVRFHNESVPEAYASRSSYGAPDWQVEAWVSTYTAIAAGELAHVSTAVEDLTGHPATSLADLLARRS